The following DNA comes from Candidatus Eremiobacterota bacterium.
CGTCGTCGTTCAGCAGCGCGTCGATCCCGAGAAAGTCGGTCGGCGAGGGCGCCGGCGGCGCGGCGCGGTGCATGTCGGTGCTCGCGGTCGTCATCCCGCGCAGGTTCGGGAGCCGCCGCGGGCGCTCCCCGGCACGGTCGTCGGATGAGGTACTGGTCCGAGGACGAAATCGGCCGGCTTTCATCGCGGGCCTTGTTGTCGCGCCGAGACGCGTGATAGGTTCGGCGTGAGATGGTCGAGACAAAGATCCCGCGCTGGTTGGCGGCATTGGACGAAAACAAGCCGTACATCGAAGTCCTGGACGGCGAACGGGTGCCCGACGTGAGCCCGAAGAAGGCGCACGGCCTGCTGGCCGTCGCCATCGGGGCGAGCATGCGGCCCTGGGCGCGCGGGCGGGGCGGCGTTGGGGCGGAGATAAGGTATTACTTTTTGCGTCCCGACGGGCGTTGGTCTTCGCTGCTCCCCGACGTGTCGTTCATGTCGTACGCACGTCATCCGCTGGAGGGTGATGACCCGCAACGGCCGCGAGTCGCGCCGGACATTGCCGTGGAGATCGTGTCGCCCGGCGATCGCCCGTCGACGATTCAGCGCAAGGTCACGACATATTTGGAGTACGGATCGACGGTCGTTCTCGTTCTGTACGCCGAGCCCCGCCGCGTCGCGATCCACCGTGCTGGCGGCTCGGTCGAAGAGCGCGACGCACGCGGAACGTGGCTCCTCGAACCGTACGACCTTGCG
Coding sequences within:
- a CDS encoding Uma2 family endonuclease; amino-acid sequence: MVETKIPRWLAALDENKPYIEVLDGERVPDVSPKKAHGLLAVAIGASMRPWARGRGGVGAEIRYYFLRPDGRWSSLLPDVSFMSYARHPLEGDDPQRPRVAPDIAVEIVSPGDRPSTIQRKVTTYLEYGSTVVLVLYAEPRRVAIHRAGGSVEERDARGTWLLEPYDLALDWEDIFYEIDLNR